In Azoarcus sp. PA01, the sequence CGGCCGTCTGCTGCTCGGTGAGCTTCCCCCCCTCGGGGTCCTTCTGCGCGTCCTCCAGGGCCTTGGTGGCCCGCAAGTGCTCCCGGTAGATGTGCGGGGTAATCGGGGCCAGGGCGGCCGGGTAAGCGTTCTCACCCGGCGCGAAGATCGGGAAGAAGGCTTTCCCGTCCACGGCCTTTGCGGCTTCCTGGGCCTTCAAACGGCCGGAATTGACGCCCTGCGTCAGCTCCAGTTGCCGGTCGTCGTCGCCCAAGATGATTACCGGCTTGTCGGGAAACTTCTCGTGCAGAGCCTGGGCCACTGCGGGCAGATTCCCGGAATCAAACGCCGCGACGGTGGCGAAGCCCAGCGCCTCGGCGTTGGTGGCCGCCGTCGCGTACCCTTCGGAAAGGACCAGCGCCGGGGCCTGGGCCAGCGCGTCCATGCCGCCGACCGGATGGAAGCAACCTTCCTTCTTGCTGTCCTTGGCGAAGCGTTTGGTGCCGTCGTCCTGGATGTACTGCATCGTCCACTGCTTGCCATCGACGTCGAAAGCCGGGATGTAGGTCTTCTGCCCGTCCTTGTCGGTGAAGACCCCGGTATGGGCCTGAATGCCCTTGTTGCGCATGTAAGGGGTCAGATCGCCAACCGGCACCAGGTCGGCCATCTGCTTGCCGACGCGCTGCGCGCTCGCTTCGTGCAGGCGGTCTTGCTCTTCGGCACGGGCGACCAGCTTGCTCGCTGCCTCGGCCGCCAATTTGGCCTTCTTCTGGGGATCGAGGGAATAGCCCTTCGACTTCCATTTCATCTCGATCCCGGTGCGGTTGTTCTTGATGTAGCCGGCGGGATGGCCGTCCAGGTGGCCGACATAGAATCCCGCCTGCTCGCCCTTCTTGTCACCCTCAACGCCGATCCGGTGCTTCGCACCGTCCATGTTGGGGTGCTCGCCGTTCACATCGCAGCCCATCGAACGCAAGGCATCGGCGAACTCTTCGCGGGGGCTCATCGCGGGGGCCTGCTGCGCCGGCACGTTGTCGGGGAACCAGCGTTGCAGCTTCTCCATGTCGGCCTTTGGCCCGACATACCAGGACTTCGCCGCCTTGTCCCAAGCGGCGCCGGCCGCCTTCGCGGCGCCGCGCTCGCCATATGGGACGGCCAGATAGACGCGCTCCTGGGCGGCCTTCTGGCCTGCGCCCTGGTCTTGGGCCGGCATGTCGGCTGTGCGGGCCTGGGCGGCTCCTTGCGCCCATTTGGCGAAGGGCGCTGCGTCGACACCGGACGGGACGTACCAGGACTGTTCCTTGCGGTCCCAGCGCGCCCCGAGGGCCTTGGCCTCGTCCTTCTCCTTGTACGGAACATCGAGATAGGTCCGCTCGTCCTGGGCGTGCCGATCCGCCGCCTGCTTCTGCTGCTGCTCCAGCTCGGCGATCCGCTTCTGCATGTCCGCGTCGTTGAGCGTCGCGTTCATTTCCGCTGCCTTGCGCGCCTCTTTAGCCGCTGAAATGTCCTCGTCCGTGCTGCTGGGATCTCGCCGAACCCGATCCTCATGCGCGCGAGCCAGGATCGCGTCCCGCTCGTGCTCGTTGTCGGTCGAATTGGCAACGACAACCGCCAGACGGTATGCAAGCTGCTCGGCATCCTTGGGAGTGTCAAAGTCCTTCACGACTTCGAAGCGCCCATCGGCGCGTTGGGTATAGACGCTCCAGAACTCAGGGGCGACGCCCAAGTCTGCCGCAGCTGCCACGAACCATTCGCCGTCCACCTCATGCTCCGCATTGGCCTGAACCTGGATCACCCCATTCCAGTCGTGCGGCAGTCGCTCTTTGGGCGGCAGATCGAAAACATCGCTCGCCGCAACATCGAACGCTCCCATGTCCCCCATCTTCCGGACCTCGGCAACGCGCGCTTCCCGTAGAAGCTGTTCCACCGGCTCGATGACCGCCTCGATCTGCGCGTCCAGGGCATCGACATCCGCCGGCAGCTCATGCCGTGTCCAGAACTTGTTTTGCGTGTTAAGCGGCTGCATCGCATTAAGGACATTGGTGGCGCGCTCGATCTGAGCAAGGTTCGCGGTATCGAGGGCGTGCGCCAGCGTGCCACGCTCCAGGTGTCCCATCGTCCACGCCTCGGCTACATCCGGGGCCGCTTCTTGCTGCGGTGCCTGCTGCATGCTCGCCTCCTGTCCTTGTTGCATGATCTGGAAGAGCTGTTCGGCCTTCAATGTGAACGCCTGGACCAACCCTTTGCGCTCCAGATAGGGGGCACCCATTTCCGAGTGCTCCGGGTTAATGCCGAACACGGGGGAAAGGCGATCATGCGCCTTCTCCCAAAACTGGCCGGGATCGTGCCCCGTGACGCTGCCCACGGTCGTCAAGCCTCGGCTGCGCAAGGCTTCCTCCAGGGTTGCCCCCTGCAAGGCTTCGTAGTGGCTGAAAGTCAGGGCCGGGTCGTTAAGGACTTCGACGATGTCCACCGCCAACGCTTGGGCAACGGTGGCTTCCTCGTGCGCCTGGCTCTGCCCTTGGCCCTGCTCCTGCACCTGTTGTTGCTCGAAGGCCATCACATAGTCCTTGATCTTCTCGGCCTCGGCCGAGGCCCGGAAGATCTCCAGCGGGTCGTCCTCCAAAGCCTTGATCCACGAACCGACATACGCGGCATGCTGGCCGGGATCATGGCCGATGCCCAGCTCGTCGCCGACAATCATTGACGTGATCTCCGCGCGCAACTCTTCCTTGGCGTACCCCTCGCTGCCGAACGGGTGCACCAGATCGCGGTCCAGCCGGGACGCGTGCCCGGTCCAGTGCCCGAGCTCGTGCAGCGCCGTCGCATAGTAGTTGTCGGCGGTCTGGAACTGGCCCCGGTCAGGAAGGTGGATGCTGTCGGTCGCCGGCCGATAGAAGGCGCGATTATTCTCGCCGTGGCGGATGACTGCCCCCGAAGCTTTCAGGATGTGCTCGGCCCGCTCGACAGCATCCCACGTCTGTTCCTTGCGCTCGATGAGCGGAAGACCCTCGATCTGTTCCGCATTGAAAACGGTGGCGAAGAACACGCGCGGCCGCTCCAGCATCACGCTTTGCTTGACCGGCTCGCCGTCGCCATCCAGGACGGGCTTGCCGTGCTCGTCCCGCTTCTCCTGCTCTTCGCTGAACTTCCAGTATTGAACGGGGGTACCCTTCTCACCCTTGCGGACCTGGGCGCCGGCCGCCGCCGCCTGCTTGTAGGTCATCCAGCGGTTATCCGTGCGCCCCTGGCTCATCAGGTGGATCGCGTTGATGCCCTTGTACCGCTTGCCAGTCGTAGGATTGAACGGCAGGAAGCCGCCGGGCTCTCCAGGCTCCCAAGGCCGTTGCCACGGCGCCGTGCCCGCCTTGAGCTGTTCAATCAAGTTCTCCGCGACCGTTTCATGGAACGGTTTCTTGGCCTCTGCCATGACATCAACCCTCCTGCCGCTCGGTCGGAACGGTCGCGTCAACCAGATCAACATCGCTGTCGAGCGCGTCTTGTTCGCTCAAGGCGTCTTCCGCGAAGGCGCCAACGCGCTCGGCCTCATCCGGATCGAACTCGGCCTGATAACCGGGTGTCTGGGCGTCGATCAGCTTCTCGCGGATCACGTCCATCGCATTCATCAGATCATGGAGGATCGCGGCTTTGGGATCGGTAATCTCCTCTGTCATGGTCACTACTCCTGTTCGTGGTTGTTGTGGCGGCTGGCGCTGTAGTCGGGTCTGTCCTTGAGTTTCGGGTTCTTGCTCTCGGGATAGCTCTGCTTGCACATCGGGAAGTTGCTACACGCCCACCAGAAGACGCCCGGCTTCTTGGTGGGCCGGCGGATCAGGCCGTGCCCGCACGCCATGCACTTGTAGAGGCTGGAAATCGGCAAGGCCTCGCGGCCGCCGGTAATGGTCACGGCGCCGTCGTTCGCCTTCGCTACCTGGTCGCGAATGAAAGCCTCTTGCTTGGCGCTGAAGGCCGCCAGCTCGGCGGTGCCCTGCTCGATGCCCTTCAACATGCGTTCGTAGAGGGCAGTCAGAACGGGGCTCTTCACCACTTCCGGCAGGGCGTCGATCATGCTGCGCCCCAAAGTCGTGCTAACGATCTGCTTACCCTTGGATGCCAGGAACTCGCGGCGTTTCAGCTCGGAAATGATGGATGCACGGGTGGCGGACGTACCGATGCCGTCGCCCTCTCGCAGCATCTTCTTGTGCTCCGGATCAGGCACAAACTTATGGATGTTCTCCATCGCCCGGATCAGCGTGCCCTCGGTGAAACGGGCCGGCGGCTTCGTCTTGGCATCCTTCCGGGTGGCGTGCTTGCAGGTCACGCCGTCGCCCTTCTTCATGGCGGGAAGGCTCTGGTTCACGCTCTCGTCGGTGTCCTTGTCCGCGTCCTGCTCGTCGACTTCCTGATACACGTCGCGCCATCCGTTGCGGGTAACAACCTTGCCAGCGGCAACGAAGGTTTCCCCCTCGATATCTACGCCGACCGTAGTGCTCAGGTACTCATGGACGGGATAGAACTGCGCCAGGTACACCCGCACGATCAGGTCATAGATGTTGCGCTCCTTCTCGCTCAGGCCGGCCTTGCTGCCCTTGTGCAGGGTCGGGACGATCCCGTGGTGCGCGGTGATCTTCGAGTCGTCCCATGTCTTGGACTGCAAGCGCGGATCGGCGCCGGCCACCAGGCCGGCCAGCTCCGCGTTCACGTGCTGAATCGCCTCGAGGACGCGGGGCACGTCGGCGTGCTGCGACTCGGGCAGGTAGGCGCAATCGGTACGGGGGTATGAAGTCAGCTTGTGGGTTTCGTAGAGCGCCTGGCAGGCGTTCAGCACGTCCTCGGCGCTGTACCCGAACTTGTTGGAAGCGAGCAGAGTGATGTCCGACAGTGCGAACGCGAGCGGCTGGTGCTGTTTCTTGGCTTCTTGCTTGTATTCCGCGACGGCGCCGGCCCTGCCCGTCACCTTCGCCACCAGCGCATTTGCCGCGGCGGTGTCGACGAGCCGCCCCTCGGGATCAAGGCCCGGCTGATTCTCCTTCGCTCGCCAGGAGGCGAGAAAAGCGCCGCCAGGATGCTGAATCTCGGCCCGGATGGTGTGATACGGGACCGGCTTGAACGCCTCGATTTCCCTGTCTCGAGCGACAATGAGGGCAAGGGTCGGCGTCTGCACACGGCCCACCGTGAGGAGCGCCCGCGAGCCGCCGCGCTTCGCGCGCAGGGTATAGGCGCGACTGAGGTTCATCCCGATCAGCCAGTCGGCCCGCTGCCGCCCCCGCGCGGCAGCGGCCCAGCAACGATAAGCGCCGTTGTCCTTGAGAGCGGCAAGGCCACGCTTCACGGAAACGGAATCCTGGGCGGATACCCAAAAGCGGCGCGCAGGCTTGTTGCAACGGAAGTATTCCAGGACCTCATCGACCAGCAATTGGCCTTCGCGGTCGGGGTCGCCGGCGTTGACGATCTCGGCGGCTTCCTTGAGCAGCTTGCCGATCACGGCGAGCTGCTTCTTCGCGTCGTCCTTCGGCTTGAGAAGCCAGTCGGTCGGGATGATGGGCAGCTCGTCGATCCGCCAGACTTTCTTGCCGCTGCCGTTGCGGGGCATCTCGTCGGGCGTGTAGTCGTCGGGTTCGGCCTGTTCGAGCATATGCCCGAAGCACCAGGTCACGGTATCGTTGCCGCACTGGATGAAGCCGTGGCCTTTTCCGGTCTGACCCAGCTCGCTTGAGATGGCCTTTGCGACGGACGGTTTTTCCGCGATGAACAATCGCATTGTCCTGTCCTCCCTTACCAGGTAATGACTGGGGAAACGACGGTCTGGATCTGCGAACGATTGATGGGGCCGAAGTAACGGCCATCGAAGGACGTGCCGCTGACGTCGGACATGAGCAGCACTTCGGCGGCGCGAAGGGTGTAGCGGTCTGCGTGGAACCTGGGCAGCGGACGTCCGCCAGCGTCGACAGCCCTGGGGGCACTCATGGGTAGCAGTTCGCCATTGACGCGTACGCCCTCGTTGGATACGGCGACGTCATCACCTTTAGCCGCTAAAACGCGCTTCATCATGTAGCCGTAGCCGCCGGGGCAAAAACCGGCGCCGATGTAGCCTCGCTCTCGCGCTTCGTTGAAGACCTGGACTTGCGGCGGACAGAACAAGACATAGGCGCCCTTCTCCACCGCTGCGCGGCTCGTCCAGTACAGGCCGACCGGGATGCTCTTCGTGGTGTTGATGCGAGCGCCGGCCGCATAGGCCAGCGCCGCACCGGCCATGCTGACCGCGCCGACCAGCGCCACCCCCGCGGCGATCCTCTTGAAGAGGGTGCTCATATCGTGATCCCCTCCCCTGCTTCCGCAAACTGGATCAGGCGATCACTGGCTTTCGGCGCCTCCACCGCAGCGCGCGCCTGGAAGACCGGATCTTTGAAGTAGAGCGGTTGCTTGCCGTAAATGGCGGGATAACCGGCCACGTACACCACCATGTCGCCCGCCTCTTCGATGTGGCCGTCCGCGTTCTTCCGAGGACCGGGCATCCGCAAGCACTCATCCGGTGTCAGCAAGGGGCGCTGCACTTCTTGGAACGTGCGGGAAACCTGCCCGAGCATCGCGGCCGTGCGGCGCCCGCTGGTCGTGATCTGCT encodes:
- a CDS encoding zincin-like metallopeptidase domain-containing protein, with product MAEAKKPFHETVAENLIEQLKAGTAPWQRPWEPGEPGGFLPFNPTTGKRYKGINAIHLMSQGRTDNRWMTYKQAAAAGAQVRKGEKGTPVQYWKFSEEQEKRDEHGKPVLDGDGEPVKQSVMLERPRVFFATVFNAEQIEGLPLIERKEQTWDAVERAEHILKASGAVIRHGENNRAFYRPATDSIHLPDRGQFQTADNYYATALHELGHWTGHASRLDRDLVHPFGSEGYAKEELRAEITSMIVGDELGIGHDPGQHAAYVGSWIKALEDDPLEIFRASAEAEKIKDYVMAFEQQQVQEQGQGQSQAHEEATVAQALAVDIVEVLNDPALTFSHYEALQGATLEEALRSRGLTTVGSVTGHDPGQFWEKAHDRLSPVFGINPEHSEMGAPYLERKGLVQAFTLKAEQLFQIMQQGQEASMQQAPQQEAAPDVAEAWTMGHLERGTLAHALDTANLAQIERATNVLNAMQPLNTQNKFWTRHELPADVDALDAQIEAVIEPVEQLLREARVAEVRKMGDMGAFDVAASDVFDLPPKERLPHDWNGVIQVQANAEHEVDGEWFVAAAADLGVAPEFWSVYTQRADGRFEVVKDFDTPKDAEQLAYRLAVVVANSTDNEHERDAILARAHEDRVRRDPSSTDEDISAAKEARKAAEMNATLNDADMQKRIAELEQQQKQAADRHAQDERTYLDVPYKEKDEAKALGARWDRKEQSWYVPSGVDAAPFAKWAQGAAQARTADMPAQDQGAGQKAAQERVYLAVPYGERGAAKAAGAAWDKAAKSWYVGPKADMEKLQRWFPDNVPAQQAPAMSPREEFADALRSMGCDVNGEHPNMDGAKHRIGVEGDKKGEQAGFYVGHLDGHPAGYIKNNRTGIEMKWKSKGYSLDPQKKAKLAAEAASKLVARAEEQDRLHEASAQRVGKQMADLVPVGDLTPYMRNKGIQAHTGVFTDKDGQKTYIPAFDVDGKQWTMQYIQDDGTKRFAKDSKKEGCFHPVGGMDALAQAPALVLSEGYATAATNAEALGFATVAAFDSGNLPAVAQALHEKFPDKPVIILGDDDRQLELTQGVNSGRLKAQEAAKAVDGKAFFPIFAPGENAYPAALAPITPHIYREHLRATKALEDAQKDPEGGKLTEQQTAELKRAQLSDKQLAALEQMKAHTDFNDLATRSALGREGVERQVKAEVGRVIREAEEKRERTQAQEKKHVQEHEQKPRRTARIA
- the traF gene encoding conjugative transfer signal peptidase TraF, producing MSTLFKRIAAGVALVGAVSMAGAALAYAAGARINTTKSIPVGLYWTSRAAVEKGAYVLFCPPQVQVFNEARERGYIGAGFCPGGYGYMMKRVLAAKGDDVAVSNEGVRVNGELLPMSAPRAVDAGGRPLPRFHADRYTLRAAEVLLMSDVSGTSFDGRYFGPINRSQIQTVVSPVITW
- a CDS encoding DNA topoisomerase 3, with translation MRLFIAEKPSVAKAISSELGQTGKGHGFIQCGNDTVTWCFGHMLEQAEPDDYTPDEMPRNGSGKKVWRIDELPIIPTDWLLKPKDDAKKQLAVIGKLLKEAAEIVNAGDPDREGQLLVDEVLEYFRCNKPARRFWVSAQDSVSVKRGLAALKDNGAYRCWAAAARGRQRADWLIGMNLSRAYTLRAKRGGSRALLTVGRVQTPTLALIVARDREIEAFKPVPYHTIRAEIQHPGGAFLASWRAKENQPGLDPEGRLVDTAAANALVAKVTGRAGAVAEYKQEAKKQHQPLAFALSDITLLASNKFGYSAEDVLNACQALYETHKLTSYPRTDCAYLPESQHADVPRVLEAIQHVNAELAGLVAGADPRLQSKTWDDSKITAHHGIVPTLHKGSKAGLSEKERNIYDLIVRVYLAQFYPVHEYLSTTVGVDIEGETFVAAGKVVTRNGWRDVYQEVDEQDADKDTDESVNQSLPAMKKGDGVTCKHATRKDAKTKPPARFTEGTLIRAMENIHKFVPDPEHKKMLREGDGIGTSATRASIISELKRREFLASKGKQIVSTTLGRSMIDALPEVVKSPVLTALYERMLKGIEQGTAELAAFSAKQEAFIRDQVAKANDGAVTITGGREALPISSLYKCMACGHGLIRRPTKKPGVFWWACSNFPMCKQSYPESKNPKLKDRPDYSASRHNNHEQE
- a CDS encoding conjugal transfer protein TraD; this encodes MTEEITDPKAAILHDLMNAMDVIREKLIDAQTPGYQAEFDPDEAERVGAFAEDALSEQDALDSDVDLVDATVPTERQEG